One Coffea eugenioides isolate CCC68of chromosome 2, Ceug_1.0, whole genome shotgun sequence genomic window, tgatccttttttctttttttttttggatttggtaCTCTTCCAGGAGCTGATGCAAAATTATTTACTTTCAGAAATGATTGTGAGGTCACACTATGGCCAGGGATCTTAGCAAATGCAGGAAAACCCCAGCTAGCCAACGGTGGTTTCCGTCTACCACCACATTCTGCTGCAACCATCTTTGCACCTACTGGATGGGCCGGCCGCTTCTGGGCACGCAGCCAATGCACCTTTGACGAAACCGGCAACGGAAAGTGCGCCACCGGTGACTGCGGTGGAGCCTTATGGTGTAACGGCGCGGGTGGTGTACCACCAGCAACGCTTGCTGAGTTCAGCCTTGATAACCCCAAGGATTTCTATGACATTAGCCTTGTGGATGGATTCAACATCCCAATCTCTATAGTCCCTTCTCTGACAAATTGTTCCGGGGCAGAATGTACTGCAGACTTGAACAGGCAATGTCGACCAGAACTGCAAGTTACATCAGATGGGAAGGTGGTTGCATGCAAAAGTGCATGCCTTGCTTTTGGTAAACCTGAATTCTGTTGTGCAGGAAGCAACAGTAACCCAAATACGTGCAAGCCTTCAGTGTATTCTAAAGAGTTCAAAGCTGCCTGCCCAACAGCTTATTCCTATGCTTTTGATGATCCAACCAGTACTTTTACCTGCCAAGGAGCTGATTACTCTATAATTTTCTGCTGATTACAAGGGGAAAGGTGATGGAAATTACTGCAGCAACACTATCACCATtctgaaaagaaaggaaatcaTGGTCACAGGTGACTCGAGAAGATTGATAAATTTTATTTACCTTTTCATCCATTAAGTGGGTTTATTTGATGCATGTCGCCCATAATTATTATAGAGGATCAGTAAGTTTCGCACAAAATTTTACCTTAATCATGGCAAGGACAACATGACGATATTTCTTATACTGATTATTTGACGTTTGGTAGTAGTATTACTTGCTCTGAATCAAATTGATTACCAGGATAATTTGTATGTCCAAATTTTTATCGACAAAGACGGTCTGCTTAATTCGTACAAATAAGCACAATCATGAGCATTGATGGAGATTATGTTttcccagaaaaaaaaaatagagccTGCAGTCTTTAGAAAGCACCATATTTGTGAAATGCATTAAACTAGCATACTTATGCCCGACAACAGAGTTTTCAAGTAAGCCCGGAACATACAGGAAGAATGAATGCACAGACTCTGCTAAATAGCTGCTCATACAATCGCCCACCACGAACAGCATTGTCAACATAGGTCACAAGGACGTATTTATTATACAGCAAGCAAAGATGAATGCATTTGTACTTGATTTAAGCTTCAGTTCACTCAAAATAACAAGTGTTGCGCTCTAAATTTGAGGTGAGGACTCTTCTCGGCTTCACTTTTTTGCAAGACCCGAAAGCAACAAGGTTTATTTAGAATATCCGGGCAACACCAACACTATTAGATGACAACGAGTTCTGGAAAATGAGGGGAAAACTGACCTCATATAGGGGGATCTGTAATTCACTCAGCAGCATCTCCTTGGAAGAATTAACTgttgagatttttcaaaaagACGTGCGCTTAATCCTAGCATGCACTACAGAGAGATGTATATGGTGTGTGTTTGTATGTGTCTAGACAGTTAGACGGAATCCTTGCTTCATAGTGTAAAGAGATATATTTCCCATGAAAGGGTTCTCTCATGAAGATCCACAACAGCTGTACTTTGTTCCCCCTGGTACAGGCTCCTGGCTAGGGACAACTATCTTGGTTCCCGTGAGAAGAGCTGATTTTCCTTCTGATTCTGCTTCCTCATTTGCGACAAGAGATTTCTTGCTGGCAATTCGATATATCTCTGTTAGAACTGTAATGAATGCAGGTTCGACGTTAGTTGCTTCCAGTGCTGAGGTTTCCATGAAGTATAAGTTTTCCTTCTGGGCAAACTCTTTAGCATCGTCAGTGGATACATCACGAAGACTCTCAAGGTCAGTCTTGTTGCCTACAAGCATGATAACGATATTTTTATCAGCATGGCCCCGCAGTTCCTCTAACCACCTAGCAACATGATCAAATGATTGACGCTTGGTAATGTCGTAAACCAGCATAGCCCCCACTGCACCTCTATAATATGCACTTGTTACTGCACGATATCTGAGGTAACCATAAGGAACAATTGATCAAATTGACTGACTAATCAGATGTAACATAAAATGAGGTGAAAAGAGTATAGGGGTTGGGGAGAAGAAGCTGAAGTCCATCAGTAAAGTAGCAAACTTCCAGATCTATTTAATGCATTAAGAGATATAAGTCaaaacaggaattaaagaaaaatataaaaatctaGTAACAATTTTATATGACTTGACAAATTGGTCCTCAAGAGATCTTGAGTCTGATGTCTCTGGCCGCCAGGGATCTTAGAAAACGGATTCaatcacaaatatcaaaatttaacaaaactAACAAAGACATAAAATCATTGAATGTGCACACAGTAGTTTAAATCAAAATATGAAGCCTCAACAGATCCTGCATATTGAACCACTTCTTTTCCATTGCCCAAACTTCCCAACCCCACCATATCCTTGTGCTTATTACCATGAAAGAAGATACTCAACTTTAACAAGGCAAAGCTCAATGGATAGCATTACTGCAAGACAACAATAAGAGGCACCAATCAACTTTTATTTCCGTACCTCAGCAACAATTATATGTTGCTCAGTTGCTTTGGTGCACTCTCACATACACATACACaaaggacaaatcttttttaaattttgggccACTTGGCAAATATAACATATAATATCAACTTTTCTTCAATATCCAATCCTACAGCAGCTAGCTGCTATCCATTTCAATTTGGAACTTTTAGATAAATCACATAGTTAACAGTTCAATAATTTCTTTCACTTACACTGTGGATACAAAAACTCTTTTGCATCAGAACCTTATCTTGATGTGATAAAATCAGTATATCATGCAGCAACTCCTTTAAGAAGTTAACCATCAAGGTTCAAAGTCAGGTAAATCACAACTTAATAAGATACAATGATGGATACCAGGAGATTTATTTGCAATCATTGTAGAATATTACTGAACTGTGTGAATCCCAAAGACTATGAACTGACATACCATCCCAAAGACTATGAACTGTGTGAATCCAGCAATTTAACAATAAAAGAATAAGGGGTTATTTATCAAAAGTTGATGCGCTTattagaaattaaaaaatatatattcttCGTTCTATTGGCGCTCCCAGATATTGTTCCTTCTCTCTGCCGTTCTTTTCCCAAAATCCCTCCACTCCTCACTCTCCTTCTCCCCTTCTCCTGCCCCATCAATTCTCTATGCGTAGAGAAAGAACAAAGTAAAATAATAGCCACAAAAGCAGACCACGTGCCCCACTGCTCCAGCCTCTTTCACTCCTAATAATTCCCTCTCCACCACGGCTGTCAATGGTGAACAACCAGTGCAGAAGAACTCGTCGTCATCAGCAGTAGAAGTAAACCTATTAGTACGTCAAAATAAGGATACCAACAAGCAAAAAGTGCAGGGAAAGAATCAAAAGAGGAGGTTGGCAAGTAGTAAAATGATTACAAAACTAGAACTAGTGCTACTAGCAATGGCTCTTGGTGGCTGCGTATCAAAAGTGAATTCgttgtttgattggaaaaattggagaagAGACTTGAGGAAAAGGAGAGTAAAGAGTTAAGAAGGGCAGTGGATAATGTTTTGGGTTGCAAggtgttgaattttttttttttttttttggctgggGAGAGGGGGTGGAAGTCATAGAAAAAGAAGTTGAAAGAAGAAGGTGATCCCTAGAAAGCAATTTTAAAGTCTAATTCTCAGAAACAAACTTTAAAGTAGACTTCTCAGAAATCAATTTCGTTATCCTGGGATTACAAATAAAACCAACAACATTTCTTTAATTTGCAATAACAATATCAATATTTGGATAATAacccaaataataataataatcatgaTATGTGGTAGATTATTTCCTCACCAAATAAGAAACCTGATCACCGAAAAGGGCATAATCTGTCATATCTTTTAACAGTTTTATTCAAATTCTAGCAGAATTAACATTCAAAACTCTAGCAGTTTGACCCATGGAATCCATAATTCAGCAGAAGTGAGCTTCACAAGACAGTCGAAGTGTTATTTGAAAATGAACTTCTCTAGATCATCACGTTGAATCAAAAGCAACTTATCCATCACATTCAAAATACAAGCAATCACTCTCCTTAAATAATTATTGCTTAAAGTTCTCAAAGAACTCTTTTAAAAAAGACCAGTTATTgtgatccaaaaaaaaaatttcttggaaGACACAAATATCCATGATATGAATTATTAGAATCTACAAACTACCAGATAGCAATCAGAGttaaatcatttcaaaaggcATAAACAACAGGATCTCAGACCCAAATTCATCATTCTAGCATATCATGGTGAAGCCAACTTTCTGCACCATAAGCAGAGCAATTAATTATAACATGCTATTTACATAGTGGTGGTAAATAATAAGGAAAGAAAGTGATGCTATTGCACTCTCACGATCACATTCTCATGCAGTGTAGCTCCAAATATTCTATCTCACCAAAGAATTTAAGCTCTGGGCAAACATGTTCACCCCATGTCTTAATCACCTCGTCTCTATCTTTGAAGGTGGGGAACCTTCTCTGTTATTTAGTTTGTACAAACAAACAGAGAATCTGACAATGTATACAGAATTGACTCTTTGAATAACTAACAACTATGATAAATAAGCTACATAAACACAGCCCTCCACAGCTCGAATCAAATACCAGCTTTCTCATGATTAATAGTCATTAGTTCAGTTCCAAAATCCCAGGTTCACAACAGAACTACTGACACTCTTTCcactccaaaaggctctcctaacctgaaattttgaaacACATACACTACTACTAAATCACGACGGTTAAATTCATGGCATAATGAGCTTCGAAAATCTAACTGCTTTGCAtcaccctctctctctctctgtttaaGAACCTTCCAACTaatagtttcttttcttt contains:
- the LOC113759470 gene encoding thaumatin-like protein — encoded protein: MALWRLCFVLLFSYLGADAKLFTFRNDCEVTLWPGILANAGKPQLANGGFRLPPHSAATIFAPTGWAGRFWARSQCTFDETGNGKCATGDCGGALWCNGAGGVPPATLAEFSLDNPKDFYDISLVDGFNIPISIVPSLTNCSGAECTADLNRQCRPELQVTSDGKVVACKSACLAFGKPEFCCAGSNSNPNTCKPSVYSKEFKAACPTAYSYAFDDPTSTFTCQGADYSIIFC
- the LOC113762066 gene encoding ras-related protein RGP1; its protein translation is MSNLYGGGGGANLNQKIDYVFKIVLIGDSSVGKSQLLARFSRNEFSLDSKATIGVEFQTRTVVIDHKTVKAQIWDTAGQERYRAVTSAYYRGAVGAMLVYDITKRQSFDHVARWLEELRGHADKNIVIMLVGNKTDLESLRDVSTDDAKEFAQKENLYFMETSALEATNVEPAFITVLTEIYRIASKKSLVANEEAESEGKSALLTGTKIVVPSQEPVPGGTKYSCCGSS